The sequence GTGGGCCGTTTTATCCGGCGGGCCTGCCTCACCGGCTGGAACTCACGCATGCCGCGCAGACCTTCTCCAGCCTGGAGATCAACGCCTCGTTCTATCGACTGCAGAGCCCACGGACGTATGACCGCTGGTCGGCGGAATCGCCGGACGACTTCGTGTTCGCGGTCAAGGGCAGCCGGTACATCACGCACATGCGTCGCCTGCGCAACGTGGAGATGGCCCTGGCGAACTTCTACGCCTCAGGCGTGCTCGGGCTGGGTGCCAAGCTGGGACCGTTCGTGTGGCAGCTCCCACCGCGGCTGGCCTACGACCCGGCCCTGATGGACGACTTTTTGCAGCAGTTGCCGCGTGACACTGCTGCCGCGGCTCAGTTGGCGGCGCATGCAGAACGGGGCGACACCCCTGACCATCAGGCGCTGGACCTTCAACCGCTGCGGCACGCGCTGGAAGTCCGTCACGAGAGCTTCCTGACGGAGGAGTGCGTGGCGCAGCTGCGCCGGCACGGCGTGGCGCTGGTGGTGGCCGATGCCACCGGACTGTTTCCGCTGGTGGAGCAGGCCACGGCCGACTTCATGTACGTGCGGCTGCACGGTGCACAGGCCCTCTACAGCAGCGGCTACACGGCAGAGGAGCTGGACGTGTGGGCCGGGCGTATCCGGGCGTGGCAGGCGGGCGAGAGATCCGGGACCCTTCCGACCATCACTCCGGGCCCACCCTCAGGCCCGCAGGACGTGTACGTCTATTTTGACAATGACATCGGCGCGCACGCCCCTGCCGATGCGCTGGCCCTGAAGACGCTGCTGGAGGGAACACCCGATCATTCGTCCTCAGGCTCCTGATGTGCTGGGTCTCCTGACGGCGCCAGCGCGGCGCGACCTGACGGGGTGAGGTCATATGCGGCCACCGGCTGCCCCGGACGACCCTGCCGCTCAATCCAGCGCAGCCCCTCCAGGGCCTTGAGCAGCGTGACGCTGAGCCGGCGACCGTTCAGCGTGTAGTACGGGCCACGCTCGCCTCGGGCGTGGGATTTCAGCTCTGCACCGTCCCGCAGGGCAGTGAGTACCCGAGCCTGGGCCTCCGTCGGCTTCTGGGTCATGACCTGAGG comes from Deinococcus sonorensis KR-87 and encodes:
- a CDS encoding DUF72 domain-containing protein translates to MTLRIGTSGWAYASWRGPFYPAGLPHRLELTHAAQTFSSLEINASFYRLQSPRTYDRWSAESPDDFVFAVKGSRYITHMRRLRNVEMALANFYASGVLGLGAKLGPFVWQLPPRLAYDPALMDDFLQQLPRDTAAAAQLAAHAERGDTPDHQALDLQPLRHALEVRHESFLTEECVAQLRRHGVALVVADATGLFPLVEQATADFMYVRLHGAQALYSSGYTAEELDVWAGRIRAWQAGERSGTLPTITPGPPSGPQDVYVYFDNDIGAHAPADALALKTLLEGTPDHSSSGS